Proteins from a single region of Ischnura elegans chromosome 2, ioIscEleg1.1, whole genome shotgun sequence:
- the LOC124154254 gene encoding ankyrin-2-like, giving the protein MPRPRHITSFSVRRAISRGHLTKVEHLLNYFGLFHQPEWLNGYSLLLEALMCKRLGVAKFLLAKDCSVNSPKSPHEGITTPLHVAVALGSFEVVKILLDKGARVNSSDEKGDTPLHVAARRKNLEVIKLLVESGAHINALNHDRKSPIIFLLERACFHAADYLIENGADVNNESVSDCVDDYSPIHLAVKKGSVEMVKLLLSKGAQVNAIGKGKTPLHIATHNGYPPIVKILLDYGADVNSACKSNRNKDYTALLFAIENGNDEVVTLLMNGGANVNECAGGYTPLHIAARNGLSYAAESLLKYGANVNCECTSELNEGYAAIHFAAEAGSCEIVELLVGRGARVNDLGKGYTPLHIASMHGFVVVAELLIKHGADVNCVCKNVDNEGYTPIHLAVEKGSYDTVKSLLNAGANVNELANGYTPLHIAALKGHSDIAEHLLKEGADVNCITAAKNDEGYSPIFLAVMKGHEQAARVLLKYGCRVDDHDPSGKSILLISVEREDVGMVELILKHSPDVNRECNRKCLVASGTCTEMLPCSISERLLQYGFTVTSSDVGNYDFFFHAIKHGYISVVESLLKYGANVNHLWYSHSLCRKFFPLHYALFCRQFEIAELLISYKADVNVRDEIGRTPLFYAMKNGYSKRFPGIVDEQRLSKWMTKLYPIENGYSKIMNLLLPSIGNAQSYPELMTLAIKMQNVEVIRYLIKCGASVNFREKDCRSAFYTSASIKNEPYHCSCKSFLLPIHAAVQVGNVKIIDTLLEYNADVNSVCICGLTALHIAVKEGNEEVVRILLKSCLVIDSQDVNGMTALHHACSEGHSGIVRTLLNHGCDVNITDVNNDTPLDCADIALDEIMEVYDYYDLHARQRERCLKKILEMLKLYRVKSVYFLSSMKNIPFIEERGSLMDFHKKCMVELGMMRHHKINGTEFSLFDVMTKSVHHLALLLEIENISRNMNLDACHKKFPKYASIIRSHFRMAVRRKKLMKEVNDYSYRIFSGLTWDCIQIVISYLSNADLFNLMQVLRCASFYDQGFSE; this is encoded by the coding sequence ATGCCAAGGCCTAGACACATCACATCCTTCAGTGTGAGGAGGGCAATTAGTAGGGGACATCTTACTAAGGTAGAacatttactgaattattttggTCTTTTTCATCAACCAGAATGGTTAAATGGATATTCTCTACTCCTTGAAGCCTTGATGTGCAAGCGATTAGGAGTTGCTAAGTTTCTTTTGGCCAAAGATTGTAGTGTTAACAGCCCAAAAAGTCCTCATGAGGGAATCACTACCCCTCTCCATGTTGCTGTTGCACTGGGAAGCTTTGAAGTGGTGAAAATTCTTTTAGATAAAGGTGCACGTGTTAATTCTAGTGATGAGAAAGGGGATACTCCTCTTCACGTTGCAGCCAGAAGGAAAAATTTGGAAGTTATTAAATTGCTTGTAGAATCTGGAGCCCACATCAATGCATTGAACCATGACAGGAAATCACCAATTATATTTCTATTAGAAAGAGCTTGTTTTCATGCTGCTGATTACTTAATAGAAAACGGGGCTGATGTTAACAATGAGTCCGTATCTGATTGCGTTGATGATTACAGCCCAATTCACCTAGCTGTTAAAAAAGGCAGTGTGGAAATGGTCAAGTTACTTTTGAGCAAGGGTGCTCAAGTTAATGCTATAGGAAAAGGTAAAACTCCGCTTCACATCGCTACACATAATGGATATCCTCCAATAGTGAAGATTCTTTTAGATTATGGTGCTGATGTGAATAGTGCGTGTAAAAGTAATCGAAATAAGGACTACACTGCATTACTTTTTGCTATAGAAAATGGTAATGATGAGGTAGTGACATTGCTTATGAATGGTGGGGCAAATGTCAATGAATGTGCAGGTGGTTATACTCCCCTTCATATTGCAGCAAGAAATGGCCTCTCTTACGCAGCAGAAAGTCTTTTAAAGTATGGGGCTAATGTAAATTGTGAGTGCACTTCAGAACTAAATGAAGGATATGCTGCAATTCACTTTGCTGCTGAAGCAGGTAGTTGTGAAATAGTGGAATTGCTTGTGGGCAGGGGTGCCAGAGTAAATGACCTAGGAAAGGGTTATACTCCTCTCCACATTGCTTCAATGCAtggttttgttgttgttgctgagcTTCTCATTAAGCATGGGGCTGATGTGAATTGTGTATGCAAAAATGTTGACAATGAAGGCTACACTCCAATTCACTTAGCTGTTGAAAAAGGCAGTTATGATACAGTGAAGTCACTGTTGAATGCTGGTGCTAATGTCAATGAGCTTGCAAATGGCTATACTCCTCTTCATATTGCTGCACTGAAAGGCCATTCTGATATTGCTGAGCATCTTTTAAAGGAAGGGGCAGATGTTAATTGTATCACTGCTGCTAAAAATGATGAAGGGTACTCACCTATATTCTTGGCTGTAATGAAAGGGCACGAACAGGCTGCCAGagtactcctgaaatatggatgtAGAGTTGACGATCATGATCCCTCTGGTAAATCCATATTGCTTATATCTGTGGAGAGAGAGGACGTGGGTATGGTTGAGTTAATATTAAAGCATTCTCCGGATGTAAATAGAGAATGCAATAGGAAATGTCTAGTAGCCTCTGGGACTTGTACGGAGATGCTGCCGTGCTCAATTAGTGAAAGACTTCTTCAATATGGATTTACCGTTACATCTTCTGATGTTGGCAATTATGACTTTTTTTTTCATGCTATCAAACACGGTTACATCAGTGTTGTAGAATCCCTGTTAAAATATGGAGCCAATGTGAATCATTTATGGTATTCTCACTCATTGTGTCGGAAGTTCTTTCCTTTGCATTATGCATTATTTTGTAGACAATTTGAAATTGCGGAACTGTTGATATCTTACAAAGCTGATGTTAATGTTCGAGATGAAATAGGAAGAACACCTTTATTTTATGCCATGAAAAATGGTTATTCCAAACGGTTTCCAGGCATAGTTGATGAACAAAGGTTATCGAAATGGATGACTAAGTTATATCCCATAGAAAATGGTTATTCCAAGATAATGAATTTACTCCTTCCAAGCATAGGTAATGCACAAAGTTATCCAGAATTGATGACTTTAGCAATCAAGATGCAAAACGTAGAAGTCATTAGATATCTTATCAAATGTGGTGCAAGTGTTAACTTCAGAGAAAAAGATTGCAGAAGTGCATTTTACACTTCTGCATCGATTAAAAATGAACCTTATCATTGCAGTTGTAAATCATTTTTACTCCCTATTCACGCTGCTGTTCAGGTtggaaatgtgaaaattattgatACACTGTTGGAGTATAATGCTGATGTTAATTCAGTGTGTATTTGTGGATTGACTGCTCTTCATATTGCTGTCAAAGAGGGCAATGAAGAAGTTGTCAGGATCCTATTAAAATCTTGTTTGGTCATTGATTCCCAGGACGTAAATGGTATGACAGCACTTCACCATGCATGTTCGGAAGGGCATAGTGGAATAGTCAGAACTCTTCTTAATCATGGATGTGATGTTAATATTACTGATGTGAACAATGATACTCCTCTTGATTGTGCTGACATTGCATTAGATGAAATTATGGAGGTATATGATTATTATGACTTACATGCAAGACAGCGTGAGCGGTGTCTCAAGAAAATACTCGAAATGTTGAAGCTTTATAGGGTCAAAAGTGTATATTTCCTGTCtagtatgaaaaatatacctTTTATAGAAGAGAGAGGCTCATTGatggattttcacaaaaaatgcatgGTTGAATTGGGAATGATGAGGCATCATAAAATTAATGGTACAGAGTTCTCACTCTTTGATGTTATGACAAAAAGCGTGCATCATTTAGCATTACtcttagaaattgaaaatatttcgcgTAACATGAACTTAGATGCCTGTCataaaaaattcccaaaatatgCAAGCATAATTCGCAGTCATTTTAGAATGGCTGTAAGAAGGAAGAAATTGATGAAGGAAGTCAATGATTATAGCTATAGAATATTTTCTGGACTAACATGGGATTGCATCCAAATTGTAATTAGTTACCTAAGCAATGCAGATCTATTTAATCTGATGCAAGTGTTACGGTGTGCCAGTTTTTATGATCAAGGTTTCAGTGAATAG
- the LOC124154255 gene encoding ankyrin-3-like, translating into MNLVIMPRSRRITSISVRRAISRGHLTEVERLLNSCGLLHRPEWLNGYSLLLEALKCKRLGVAKFLLAKGCSVNYPKSPHVGITTPLHVAVALGSFEAVKILLDKGARVNSSDEKGDTPLHVAARRKNLEVIKLLVESGAHINALNYDRKSPIIFLLERACFHAADYLIKHGADVNNESVSDCIDDNSPIHLAVQKGSMEMVKLLLSKGAEINALGKGKTPLHIATHNGYPPMVKLLLDHSADVNSVCKSKRNKDYTALLFAVENGNDEVVTFLINGGANVNECAGGYTPLHIAARNGLYYAAESLFKYGANVNCECTSELNEGYTAIHFAAEAGNSKVVELLLGRGAKINDLGKGYTPLHIAALHGFVVVAELLIKHGADVNCVCKSVGNEGYTPIHFAVENGSHETVKLLLNAGANVKEYANGYSPLHLAAMVGHSDIAEHLLKEGADVNCVITSKYNEGHSPIFLAVMEGHKEVARVLLKYGCRVDDHDPSGKSILLISVEREDTGMVELILQHSPDVNKECNRKSLVASGTGTEMMPCSISEILLQYGFTVTSSDVGNYDFFFHAIKNGYISVVESLLKYGANVNHLWYSYSLCRKFFPLHYALFFRQFEIAELLISYKADANVRDEIGRTPLFYAMESGRSKLMHSLLPTLGNAQRYPELMTLAIKMRNVEVIRYLMKCGGSVNFREKDCRTAFYTTPRSDNATYRCRCKSVLLPIHAAAQFGNAEIVKTLMHFNADVNSVCKCGLTPLHISVKRGEFEVVRILLESSYVIDSKDAHGMTALHYACKEGHYAIVRLLLYHGSNINITDRNNDTPLDYAKRGLSEFYDCYYPGDEDEAMYQSDRVSSFGGISDVLKRHSVASEYFLARMKNIPLVEGEESQMEIRKKCTFELERMRHIKINATEFSLFDILMKSVHHLALLLKNENVSSKIDLDFYRTQFPYYDSMILGHFRMAAQRKRLLKEVYDYCCIIFFGLTWDCIQHVIRYLSNTDLFNVMQVFQCGSFSDNVFQ; encoded by the coding sequence ATGAACTTGGTCATCATGCCAAGGTCTAGACGCATCACATCCATCAGTGTGAGGAGGGCAATTAGTAGGGGACATCTTACTGAGGTAGAACGATTACTGAATTCTTGTGGTCTTCTTCATAGACCAGAATGGTTAAATGGATATTCTTTACTCCTTGAAGCCTTGAAGTGCAAGCGATTAGGAGTTGCTAAGTTTCTTTTGGCCAAAGGTTGTAGTGTTAACTACCCAAAAAGTCCACATGTGGGAATCACCACCCCACTCCATGTAGCTGTTGCACTGGGAAGCTTTGAGGCAGTGAAGATTCTTTTAGATAAAGGTGCACGTGTTAATTCTAGTGATGAGAAAGGGGATACTCCTCTTCACGTTGCAGCCAGAAGGAAAAATTTGGAAGTTATTAAATTGCTTGTAGAATCCGGAGCCCACATCAATGCATTGAACTATGACAGGAAATCACCAATTATATTTCTATTAGAAAGAGCTTGTTTTCATGCTGCTGATTACTTAATAAAACATGGGGCTGATGTTAACAATGAGTCCGTATCTGATTGCATCGATGATAACAGCCCAATTCATCTAGCTGTTCAAAAAGGCAGTATGGAAATGGTCAAGTTACTTTTGAGCAAGGGTGCTGAAATTAATGCCCTAGGAAAAGGTAAAACTCCGCTTCACATTGCTACACATAATGGATATCCTCCAATGGTGAAGCTTCTTTTAGATCATAGTGCTGATGTGAATAGTGTGTGTAAAAGTAAGCGGAATAAGGACTACACTGCATTACTTTTTGCTGTAGAAAATGGTAATGATGAAGTAGTGACATTTCTTATAAATGGTGGGGCAAATGTCAATGAATGTGCAGGTGGTTATACTCCCCTTCATATTGCTGCAAGAAATGGCCTCTATTATGCAGCAGAAAGTCTTTTTAAGTATGGGGCTAATGTAAATTGTGAGTGTACTTCAGAACTAAATGAAGGCTATACTGCAATACACTTTGCTGCTGAAGCAGGGAACAGTAAAGTAGTGGAATTGCTCTTGGGCAGAGGTGCAAAAATAAATGACCTAGGAAAGGGTTATACTCCTCTTCACATTGCTGCACTGCATGGTTTTGTAGTTGTTGCTGAGCTTCTCATTAAGCATGGGGCTGATGTGAATTGTGTCTGCAAATCTGTTGGCAATGAAGGCTACACTCCTATTCACTTCGCTGTTGAAAATGGCAGTCATGAAACAGTTAAGTTATTGTTGAATGCCGGTGCCAACGTAAAAGAATATGCAAATGGTTATTCTCCTCTTCATTTGGCTGCCATGGTCGGCCATTCTGATATTGCTGAGCATCTTTTAAAGGAAGGGGCAGATGTTAATTGTGTTATTACTTCTAAATATAATGAAGGGCATTCTCCTATATTCTTGGCTGTAATGGAAGGACACAAAGAGGTTGCCAGAGTACTCTTGAAATATGGATGTAGAGTTGACGATCATGATCCCTCTGGTAAGTCCATTTTGCTTATATCTGTGGAGAGAGAGGACACGGGTATGGTTGAGTTAATATTACAGCATTCTCCGGATGTAAATAAAGAATGCAATAGGAAATCTCTTGTAGCCTCTGGGACTGGTACAGAGATGATGCCGTGCTCAATTAGTGAAATACTTCTTCAATATGGATTTACCGTTACATCTTCTGATGTTGGCAATTATGACTTTTTTTTTCATGCCATCAAAAACGGTTACATCAGTGTTGTAGAATCCCTGTTAAAGTATGGAGCCAATGTGAATCATTTATGGTATTCTTACTCATTGTGTCGGAAGTTCTTTCCTTTgcattatgcattattttttagaCAATTTGAAATTGCTGAACTGTTGATATCTTACAAAGCTGATGCTAATGTTCGAGATGAAATAGGAAGAACAcctttattttatgcaatggaaaGTGGTCGCTCCAAATTAATGCATTCACTTCTTCCAACCTTAGGTAATGCACAAAGGTATCCAGAATTGATGACTTTAGCAATCAAGATGCGAAATGTAGAAGTCATTAGATATCTTATGAAATGTGGTGGTAGTGTTAATTTCAGGGAAAAAGATTGCAGAACTGCATTTTACACTACTCCAAGGTCTGATAATGCTACTTATCGTTGCAGATGTAAATCAGTTTTACTCCCTATTCACGCTGCTGCTCAGTTTGGAAATGCGGAAATTGTGAAGACACTTATGCATTTTAATGCAGATGTAAATTCAGTTTGCAAATGTGGATTAACTCCACTTCACATTTCGGTCAAAAGAGGGGAATTCGAAGTTGTCAGGATCCTGTTAGAATCTAGTTACGTTATTGATTCTAAGGATGCACATGGTATGACTGCACTTCACTATGCATGTAAGGAAGGGCATTATGCAATTGTCCGTCTTCTTCTTTATCATGGATCTAATATTAATATTACTGATCGAAACAATGATACTCCTCTTGATTATGCCAAAAGGGGATTATCAGAATTTTATGATTGCTATTATCCTGGAGACGAGGATGAGGCCATGTATCAATCagatcgtgtgtcatcttttggGGGAATTTCTGATGTGCTTAAGCGTCATAgtgtggcaagtgaatattttctggccagaatgaaaaatataccttTGGTGGAAGGGGAAGAATCACAAATGGAAATTCGCAAAAAATGCACGTTTGAATTGGAAAGGATGAGacatattaaaattaatgctaCAGAGTTCTCTCTCTTTGACATTCTGATGAAAAGCGTGCATCACTTGGCATTgctcttaaaaaatgaaaatgtttcaagtaaaatagatttagaTTTCTATCGTACACAGTTCCCATATTATGATAGTATGATTTTGGGTCATTTTAGAATGGCTGCACAAAGGAAGAGACTCCTAAAGGAAGTCTATGATTATTGTTGTATAATCTTTTTTGGACTTACATGGGATTGTATTCAACATGTAATTAGGTACCTAAGCAACACAGATCTATTTAATGTGATGCAAGTTTTTCAATGTGGCAGTTTTTCTGATAATGTTTTTCAGTGA